From Chelatococcus sp. YT9, a single genomic window includes:
- a CDS encoding glycosyltransferase family 2 protein, whose product MYQGDFWQLGDGLFGGWVFDPQHPDRKLAVELWLDGAVTSLVRADLFVPELREAEGTDGCHGFATSLKLSSLAHTRQVSAYVANTDHHLGTVHLNSTGSSRPAKPEDIAGAVRWAGGIRVIGWARDRVHIERKLTVSLFEGSRLLAEVPADMWYEPGPDEPLAPGRHGFDVTLPMELADGRVHEIRVLTERGTELAGSPIALLTLGSGIEQFGLADITPSSKDEKARLAYLERLMPSSLPLTSYADWRIAYAPQAPQLAETPRIAAVIFGPSDQTEATLQSLDSEGAPLWTAVALESLVPGSAAVWGEARAHLVEEGSEIIVVLKAGSRVHPAALASLATAMAGADKPAVVYSDSEILLDDGTLLPRFKPAFDKERFLSQGYLCDLVAFDASLLPELHEDECVSDYGLVAHVLADALTAGRPIAHLPEVLATVPAASAEVEAEALVAALPPLLDPERETHVVVSEGRLFPAIRVRPEVDQQALVSIIIPTRDRLDLLRPCVESLFAKTAHPSFEILIADNDSREEETLAYFRELAYRGVRILPAPGPFNYARINNAVAREAHGDYLLLLNNDTEVEDRDWLTALLEAGVAPDVGAVGAKLLWPSGLVQHGGVVLGSHFGAAHAFNERQGDEEGYDGLLEVMHETSAVTAACLLVKRDDYFAVGGLDERLFPVNFNDVDFCLKLRAIGRRNIWTPHAALRHKESASRGQDANAERQSRTRRELNALRLKWGETLVSDPLYSPCLNRDAYPYTGIAWPPRDRALRLNKPPQPNTMFKWLS is encoded by the coding sequence ATGTACCAGGGTGACTTCTGGCAGCTCGGAGATGGCTTGTTCGGTGGGTGGGTTTTCGATCCGCAACACCCGGACCGCAAACTGGCCGTGGAGTTATGGCTTGATGGCGCCGTGACGTCGCTCGTGAGGGCTGATCTGTTCGTGCCCGAGTTGCGCGAGGCAGAAGGAACTGATGGCTGTCATGGATTTGCGACGAGCCTGAAGCTCTCGTCGCTCGCCCACACGCGTCAAGTTTCGGCTTACGTGGCCAACACCGATCATCACCTCGGCACCGTACATCTCAACAGTACGGGCTCTTCCAGGCCCGCAAAGCCGGAGGATATCGCCGGGGCGGTCCGTTGGGCCGGCGGCATCCGGGTCATTGGCTGGGCCCGTGATCGAGTCCACATCGAACGGAAGCTGACCGTCTCCCTGTTTGAAGGCTCGCGCCTCCTGGCGGAGGTACCGGCGGACATGTGGTATGAGCCTGGGCCCGACGAACCGCTCGCTCCAGGCCGTCACGGTTTTGATGTTACCTTGCCGATGGAATTGGCCGACGGGCGCGTGCACGAAATCCGGGTTCTCACCGAGCGCGGAACGGAACTCGCGGGCAGCCCGATCGCGCTCTTGACCCTCGGCAGCGGAATTGAACAGTTCGGCCTTGCGGACATCACGCCGTCCTCCAAGGACGAGAAGGCCCGCCTCGCGTATCTCGAACGGTTGATGCCAAGCTCGTTGCCGCTCACGAGCTATGCAGATTGGCGCATAGCCTATGCGCCGCAAGCGCCTCAATTGGCCGAGACGCCGCGCATCGCGGCCGTGATTTTTGGCCCTTCCGATCAAACCGAGGCAACCCTGCAAAGCCTCGACAGCGAAGGAGCGCCGTTATGGACAGCCGTCGCTCTGGAAAGCCTCGTCCCTGGCAGCGCGGCTGTGTGGGGTGAAGCGCGGGCCCATCTTGTCGAGGAAGGGAGCGAGATCATCGTTGTGCTCAAGGCCGGCAGCCGCGTGCATCCGGCGGCACTCGCCTCCCTCGCCACCGCGATGGCCGGAGCGGACAAGCCGGCCGTTGTCTACAGCGACAGTGAGATTCTCCTGGACGACGGCACTCTCCTGCCACGGTTCAAGCCGGCTTTCGACAAGGAACGGTTTCTCTCGCAGGGCTACCTTTGTGATCTTGTCGCCTTCGACGCAAGCCTGCTGCCGGAGCTGCACGAGGATGAATGCGTCAGCGACTACGGTCTAGTGGCTCATGTCCTCGCCGATGCGCTGACCGCCGGACGGCCGATTGCCCATCTGCCGGAAGTGCTCGCTACTGTGCCCGCCGCTTCGGCCGAAGTCGAGGCCGAGGCCCTTGTCGCGGCCTTACCGCCTTTGCTTGATCCCGAACGCGAGACCCATGTCGTGGTGAGCGAAGGCCGGCTGTTCCCGGCAATCCGCGTCCGGCCAGAGGTCGATCAACAAGCGCTCGTCAGCATCATTATTCCGACGCGTGACCGCCTCGATCTTCTCCGTCCCTGTGTGGAGAGCCTCTTCGCCAAAACGGCTCATCCCTCTTTCGAAATCCTCATCGCAGACAACGATTCGCGGGAGGAGGAAACCCTCGCCTATTTCCGGGAGCTCGCCTATCGCGGCGTCCGCATCCTGCCGGCGCCGGGGCCATTCAACTACGCGCGGATCAACAATGCCGTCGCCCGGGAAGCACATGGCGATTACCTGCTTCTGCTCAACAACGACACAGAGGTTGAGGATCGCGACTGGCTGACCGCTCTGCTCGAGGCCGGCGTCGCCCCCGATGTCGGCGCTGTCGGGGCCAAGCTTCTCTGGCCGAGCGGACTTGTTCAGCACGGCGGCGTGGTCCTTGGTTCGCATTTCGGTGCCGCCCACGCCTTCAACGAGCGCCAGGGCGACGAGGAGGGCTATGACGGGCTCCTGGAAGTGATGCATGAGACAAGCGCGGTCACAGCCGCCTGTCTTCTGGTCAAGCGTGACGACTATTTCGCGGTCGGCGGACTCGACGAGCGCCTGTTTCCCGTGAATTTCAACGACGTGGACTTTTGCCTCAAATTGCGCGCAATCGGCCGGCGCAATATCTGGACGCCGCATGCCGCCCTGCGACACAAGGAATCCGCCAGCCGCGGGCAGGATGCCAATGCCGAGCGGCAATCCCGCACACGGCGCGAGTTGAATGCGCTTCGGCTCAAATGGGGGGAGACGCTGGTTTCAGATCCGCTCTACTCACCCTGTCTCAATCGCGATGCCTATCCCTATACCGGCATCGCCTGGCCACCGCGCGACAGGGCTCTGCGCCTGAACAAGCCCCCACAACCCAATACGATGTTCAAATGGCTCAGTTGA
- a CDS encoding class I SAM-dependent methyltransferase: MSDDKVMLLTGGPTPRTKTVLHVGCGVFNPRKLHSHFRRPGWREIRVDIDPNVAPDVEADICDLSAFSDASVDAVWSSHNLEHLYDHDVPVALREFRRVLRQTGFALMTMPDIEAIAQLVVDGKLDQVAYQSPAGPITALDMMFGHRRSVAAGNHFMSHKTAFSRDRLGNLLVDAGFARVVVAYGNSFDLWAIAMQKDAPSYLDHVFEEPAKRAPAAAAGAQQKATETEGQEGSLS; encoded by the coding sequence ATGAGTGACGACAAGGTCATGCTCCTGACGGGTGGGCCGACACCGCGCACGAAGACGGTGCTGCACGTAGGGTGCGGCGTGTTCAACCCACGCAAGCTTCATTCGCATTTCCGGCGCCCCGGATGGCGCGAGATCCGGGTCGATATCGACCCCAACGTCGCTCCGGACGTCGAGGCGGATATCTGCGATCTCTCGGCCTTCTCAGATGCTAGCGTCGATGCCGTTTGGAGTTCGCACAATCTCGAACATCTCTACGATCATGACGTGCCTGTGGCACTGCGGGAGTTTCGCCGTGTGCTGCGCCAGACCGGCTTTGCGCTGATGACGATGCCCGACATCGAGGCCATCGCCCAGCTCGTGGTGGACGGCAAGCTTGATCAAGTCGCTTACCAGTCGCCTGCCGGTCCCATTACCGCCCTCGACATGATGTTCGGCCACCGCCGCTCGGTGGCTGCCGGCAATCATTTCATGAGCCACAAGACCGCCTTCAGCCGGGACCGTCTTGGCAATCTGCTCGTCGATGCAGGCTTCGCACGCGTCGTGGTTGCCTATGGCAACAGCTTCGACCTTTGGGCGATCGCTATGCAGAAGGACGCCCCATCATACCTCGACCATGTTTTCGAGGAGCCAGCGAAAAGGGCCCCTGCTGCAGCCGCGGGTGCTCAGCAAAAGGCGACCGAAACCGAGGGTCAAGAAGGTTCTCTCTCTTGA
- a CDS encoding glycosyltransferase has protein sequence MLFVHQNFPGQFAGLVDRLLTENVEVAGIGAREFQHSRIRYHRYGAPMVQQSNDLSIDEASGRLRRASAVAAQARLLQHAGFQPDVMVVHSGWGEALYLRDIFPRARLVCYCEFFYHRAGADIGFDPEFPIESLDILHRLRVRNAFELASMDDAVACISPTIWQRSTYPAEMHSKIAVLHEGIDVRGLVADEVGEAQWRRKLGIRRSAPIITYVARYLEPHRGFHTFMRAVPILQSLAPDAHILVVGSEKGGYGATPANGQTWKELLLQQKGWEIDHTRLHFLGNLPFRDYVAVTRMAKVHLYLTYPFVLSWSALEAMAMGHAIVASDTPPVAEFMSDGKTARLVNFFDSESLAKTTADLLRDSEQREKLGQAAQDLVRQRGLDRAEASQKLANFIRQL, from the coding sequence GTGCTGTTCGTCCACCAGAACTTCCCAGGTCAGTTCGCCGGACTGGTCGATCGGCTTCTCACCGAGAATGTGGAAGTCGCAGGCATCGGCGCGCGCGAGTTCCAGCACAGCCGGATCCGTTACCATCGCTACGGCGCACCGATGGTGCAGCAATCAAACGACCTGTCGATCGATGAGGCCAGCGGCCGACTGCGCCGCGCATCGGCTGTCGCTGCTCAGGCAAGGCTGTTGCAGCACGCGGGCTTCCAGCCGGACGTCATGGTTGTCCACAGTGGCTGGGGAGAAGCGCTTTATCTGAGGGACATCTTTCCACGCGCCAGGCTGGTCTGCTACTGCGAGTTCTTCTATCACCGTGCTGGCGCCGACATCGGCTTCGACCCGGAATTTCCCATCGAATCCCTCGACATCCTGCACCGGCTTCGTGTTCGGAATGCCTTCGAGCTTGCCTCGATGGACGACGCGGTCGCCTGTATCTCGCCGACGATCTGGCAACGCTCGACCTATCCGGCGGAGATGCATTCCAAGATCGCCGTCCTGCATGAGGGAATCGACGTCCGCGGCCTCGTCGCCGACGAGGTTGGGGAGGCGCAATGGCGCCGAAAACTCGGCATACGCCGCTCAGCCCCGATCATCACCTACGTGGCCCGTTATCTGGAGCCGCATCGCGGTTTCCATACGTTCATGCGCGCAGTGCCCATCCTCCAGTCTCTGGCTCCCGATGCCCATATTCTCGTCGTTGGATCGGAGAAGGGCGGTTATGGCGCCACGCCTGCAAACGGCCAGACCTGGAAAGAGTTGCTGCTGCAGCAGAAGGGCTGGGAAATAGACCACACGCGCCTGCATTTCCTGGGCAACCTCCCCTTTCGCGACTATGTCGCGGTCACACGGATGGCCAAGGTCCATCTCTACCTCACCTATCCCTTCGTGCTGTCCTGGTCAGCGTTGGAGGCCATGGCGATGGGCCACGCCATCGTTGCCTCGGACACCCCGCCGGTAGCCGAGTTCATGAGCGATGGGAAAACGGCGCGGCTTGTGAATTTCTTCGATAGCGAATCACTGGCCAAAACGACCGCCGATCTCCTCCGGGACAGCGAGCAGCGTGAGAAGCTGGGCCAAGCGGCCCAAGACCTTGTTAGGCAACGCGGACTTGATCGGGCGGAGGCGAGCCAAAAGCTCGCCAATTTCATCCGCCAGCTCTGA
- a CDS encoding TRAP transporter large permease produces MSTSLIVLCVAFVVGAVLRIPVVLTMFGSGIVYLWASGQDVGLLVDQTLNNMMGMNAMLAVPMFILAANIMNAATISERLWSAANLLVGRLRGGHGHVTVLMNVAMSSMTGSAVSEASGAGMVAIRMMRNQGHYPGGLAVAVASGASLLGPIMPPSIPLVLYAVISGASVGALFLAGIIPAFLMALSLSILISIMAHRRHLPRAGEVARGDRLKVIAGALVPLTLPAVLLGGIWSGVFTPTEAASVAALWAMLLGFIVYRNLNIKSLLAVFLESSRQSAVVMMLIISSFIINYAITNEGLADNMAAWIKAMDLSPLQFMLLVNVLFLVLGTVLDGAVMLMVFVPVLLPSVHALGIDPVHFGVISIINFMIAIITPPYGLILFVLSTLTKVPMREINREIWTFCVPLTAVMFILVLFPQLVLFLPRMFGFQ; encoded by the coding sequence ATGAGCACCAGCCTGATCGTGCTATGCGTAGCCTTCGTCGTGGGAGCGGTTCTTCGCATCCCGGTCGTTCTGACGATGTTCGGGAGCGGCATTGTCTATCTCTGGGCGAGCGGCCAGGACGTCGGTCTGCTCGTTGATCAGACATTGAACAATATGATGGGCATGAATGCGATGCTCGCTGTGCCCATGTTCATCCTTGCCGCCAATATCATGAATGCCGCGACCATATCGGAGCGACTCTGGTCGGCAGCAAATCTTCTGGTGGGACGGCTGCGGGGTGGCCACGGCCATGTCACCGTTCTGATGAATGTGGCGATGTCGTCGATGACCGGCAGCGCGGTATCGGAGGCGTCAGGTGCCGGCATGGTGGCCATCCGCATGATGCGGAACCAGGGTCATTATCCCGGTGGCCTTGCCGTGGCGGTGGCATCGGGAGCGTCGTTGCTCGGCCCCATCATGCCCCCCTCCATCCCGCTCGTGCTATACGCAGTCATTTCCGGCGCTTCGGTGGGCGCGCTATTTCTCGCTGGCATCATTCCGGCCTTCTTGATGGCGCTGTCGCTTAGCATCCTGATCTCCATCATGGCGCACCGTCGCCACCTGCCGCGCGCCGGCGAGGTTGCACGAGGAGATAGGCTCAAGGTTATCGCCGGGGCTCTGGTGCCACTGACGCTACCCGCCGTGTTGTTGGGCGGCATCTGGAGTGGCGTCTTCACGCCGACGGAGGCTGCCTCGGTCGCCGCGCTATGGGCCATGCTTCTTGGCTTCATCGTCTATCGCAATCTCAATATAAAGTCCTTGCTCGCCGTCTTCCTGGAATCGTCCAGGCAATCTGCCGTCGTGATGATGTTGATCATCAGCTCGTTCATTATCAATTACGCCATAACCAACGAAGGTCTTGCGGACAACATGGCGGCTTGGATCAAGGCCATGGATCTGTCGCCTCTCCAGTTCATGCTGCTGGTCAATGTGCTGTTCCTCGTCCTGGGTACAGTGCTCGACGGTGCGGTGATGCTGATGGTCTTCGTGCCGGTCCTTCTTCCATCCGTCCATGCGCTCGGCATTGACCCCGTACATTTCGGCGTGATTTCGATCATCAATTTCATGATCGCAATTATTACGCCACCCTATGGACTTATCCTGTTCGTTTTGTCGACGTTGACGAAAGTACCGATGCGCGAAATCAATCGCGAAATCTGGACGTTCTGCGTCCCACTGACGGCGGTTATGTTTATCCTCGTCCTATTTCCTCAGCTCGTTTTATTTCTTCCGCGCATGTTCGGCTTTCAGTAA
- a CDS encoding TRAP transporter small permease has protein sequence MRGRVAQVAAKFGRFAEIVSSLMFAGIFVVFIVGIAMRYLFHKPLMWTDEVTILLLLWCTFLTDAFVVRSSDHVAFDVVWDVVSSRTRRAIGIIGRLLFALVFAAALPTVIDYVLFLWRERTDVLEIRLDIVFSCFVIYMVMVVVRLIAQLIEFCGPHWRQHVAASDASSTSNVIG, from the coding sequence ATGAGGGGTCGTGTCGCGCAGGTGGCCGCAAAATTCGGCCGCTTCGCCGAGATCGTATCCAGTCTAATGTTCGCCGGCATATTCGTTGTCTTCATCGTTGGCATCGCGATGCGCTATCTCTTCCACAAGCCGCTCATGTGGACCGATGAAGTGACGATATTACTTCTACTATGGTGCACATTTTTGACGGATGCGTTTGTTGTTCGCTCCAGCGACCATGTTGCCTTCGATGTCGTCTGGGATGTCGTGTCCTCAAGAACCCGCCGGGCGATCGGAATTATTGGACGACTTCTGTTTGCATTGGTATTCGCAGCGGCGCTGCCAACCGTAATCGACTATGTTTTGTTTCTCTGGCGCGAGCGCACCGATGTGCTGGAGATCCGGCTGGACATCGTCTTTTCCTGCTTCGTGATATACATGGTCATGGTTGTTGTGCGGCTCATCGCGCAACTCATTGAGTTTTGCGGGCCTCACTGGCGACAACATGTCGCTGCGTCCGACGCATCCAGTACGTCCAATGTGATTGGTTGA
- a CDS encoding DctP family TRAP transporter solute-binding subunit has product MFKYSKAIALACAVTFGGLTAGAEAATQLRISTAAPDQSPLTDAFRHIKKKMEEAFPGEVTVSVHPASSLFRQGTELPAMQRGNLEMASPVTFEIEAQLPEYGVFSSGYVFRDPAHMLKVFNGPIGEEFYAKVADKMGLVILDTAYLGTRQVGLRDVKNIKTPKDFSGVKLRMPPGAGFQTLARAMGVTPLAMPITEVYLALQTGSIDGQDNPANMTRDWKFNEVSKEVVLTQHIVQPVFIAISKTAYDKLTPDQQKALRAAAKEATAIEVQKTIEDEKSAVEGFKKAGIVVSEPDLELFRANAAKLYKEEGYETKWQPGLKSKIDAIQ; this is encoded by the coding sequence ATGTTCAAGTACAGCAAAGCGATCGCGCTTGCCTGCGCAGTCACCTTCGGCGGATTGACCGCCGGTGCCGAGGCAGCAACACAGCTGCGGATCTCCACAGCGGCTCCCGATCAATCCCCGTTGACTGATGCATTCCGCCACATCAAGAAAAAAATGGAAGAAGCGTTTCCGGGCGAGGTGACAGTATCCGTTCATCCGGCCTCGAGTCTCTTCCGCCAAGGCACGGAGTTACCGGCGATGCAGCGCGGTAACCTCGAAATGGCTTCCCCGGTTACCTTTGAGATCGAAGCGCAGCTTCCGGAGTATGGCGTGTTCTCGTCAGGCTACGTATTCCGCGATCCGGCCCATATGCTGAAGGTGTTCAACGGTCCGATCGGCGAGGAATTCTACGCCAAGGTTGCCGACAAGATGGGGCTCGTCATTCTCGACACGGCCTATCTCGGCACGCGGCAAGTTGGCCTGCGTGACGTCAAAAACATCAAGACGCCGAAGGACTTCTCCGGTGTGAAGCTGAGGATGCCGCCGGGAGCGGGTTTCCAGACCCTGGCACGCGCGATGGGCGTGACCCCGCTCGCCATGCCGATAACGGAGGTTTACCTTGCGCTGCAAACAGGCTCGATCGACGGCCAGGATAATCCTGCCAACATGACGCGTGATTGGAAATTCAACGAAGTTTCGAAGGAAGTGGTGCTGACGCAGCATATCGTGCAGCCTGTGTTCATTGCGATCTCGAAGACCGCCTACGACAAGCTGACGCCTGACCAGCAGAAGGCGTTGCGTGCGGCTGCCAAGGAAGCTACGGCGATTGAAGTCCAAAAGACCATCGAGGACGAGAAGTCAGCAGTCGAGGGCTTCAAGAAAGCGGGGATCGTCGTCTCCGAGCCAGATCTGGAACTCTTTCGTGCCAATGCGGCGAAACTCTATAAGGAAGAGGGCTATGAAACGAAGTGGCAGCCCGGCCTGAAGAGCAAGATCGACGCCATACAGTGA
- a CDS encoding SDR family NAD(P)-dependent oxidoreductase: protein MGSRPVAFVTGGASGIGRATVLRLVADGFHVAAADLNGALLDELGESEEHVTTHLVDVRERSQISAAMAVYPKIHALVCVAGMYQPRRFEDITIDDFRLMLDVNLLGVFIAAQEVLQCMSEGGRIVTVSSRAAIGGTNFAHYVASKAAVVGLTRAIAMELRSRQIAVNSVAPGFTDTPMTRSMPADQYAAAQSLEPSGAAADPDDIAGAIAFLANPATRFITGQTLFVDGGKSLGGLSM, encoded by the coding sequence ATGGGATCGCGCCCTGTCGCCTTCGTCACCGGAGGAGCGTCGGGAATAGGCCGAGCCACGGTGCTTCGCCTTGTGGCGGACGGCTTCCATGTGGCGGCGGCCGATCTCAATGGAGCGCTGTTGGACGAGCTGGGCGAAAGCGAGGAGCACGTAACGACCCATTTGGTCGACGTGCGGGAGCGGTCGCAAATCTCCGCAGCGATGGCCGTCTATCCAAAAATTCACGCGCTCGTCTGCGTCGCGGGCATGTATCAGCCGCGACGCTTCGAAGACATCACGATCGATGACTTCCGACTGATGCTGGACGTCAACCTTCTCGGCGTTTTCATTGCAGCGCAGGAAGTTTTGCAGTGTATGTCAGAGGGTGGGCGTATCGTCACGGTTTCTTCACGCGCGGCGATCGGTGGCACCAACTTCGCGCACTATGTGGCTTCAAAGGCCGCGGTGGTCGGGCTGACCCGCGCGATCGCGATGGAATTGCGGTCTCGTCAGATTGCGGTGAACTCGGTCGCTCCCGGCTTCACGGACACACCGATGACACGCAGCATGCCCGCGGACCAATATGCTGCGGCCCAGTCGCTGGAGCCGAGCGGGGCAGCCGCCGATCCTGACGATATCGCCGGCGCGATCGCCTTTCTTGCTAATCCAGCCACACGCTTCATCACCGGCCAGACGTTGTTTGTGGATGGTGGGAAATCGCTGGGTGGCCTTAGCATGTAG
- a CDS encoding fumarylacetoacetate hydrolase family protein: MWALTTAEFGNEPTACLMVGDTLYPLNELAAAHDVALPETVAGVFADWARCEPLLADLAHDATGGRRVAEIQLLAPLQYPGKILCAGANYYDHMAEMGFPGVTKDSQRLFFFMKPPRNAIVGPGATVLMPRGTQAFDWEIELAAVVGRTARHVSVDEALSYIAGYTVAIDFSARDFNKAPEQFYKLDWVAGKANDTCCPIGPCITPASLFPNPQAARLRLSVNGELKQNGSAEQMIFSIAEQVARASEIMTLDPGDLLLTGTPAGVGVPKQTFLKVGDRVDAEIDGIGKLSVTIAGEA; encoded by the coding sequence ATGTGGGCGTTGACAACGGCCGAGTTTGGGAACGAGCCGACTGCATGTCTCATGGTGGGCGACACGCTCTATCCGCTCAATGAGCTTGCTGCGGCCCATGATGTCGCTCTTCCGGAAACGGTTGCGGGTGTCTTCGCCGACTGGGCCCGTTGCGAGCCTCTGCTGGCGGATCTCGCCCATGACGCAACCGGAGGCCGGAGGGTGGCGGAGATCCAGCTTCTCGCGCCGCTGCAATATCCCGGGAAAATCTTGTGCGCCGGCGCGAATTACTATGATCACATGGCCGAGATGGGTTTTCCCGGCGTCACCAAGGACAGCCAGCGGCTCTTCTTCTTCATGAAGCCGCCGCGCAATGCGATTGTCGGCCCGGGCGCGACGGTTCTGATGCCGCGCGGAACGCAGGCCTTCGACTGGGAAATCGAGCTCGCCGCCGTCGTCGGCAGGACGGCACGGCATGTGTCCGTAGACGAGGCGCTTTCCTATATTGCCGGATATACTGTGGCGATCGATTTTTCAGCGCGCGACTTCAACAAGGCGCCGGAACAATTCTACAAGCTTGACTGGGTTGCGGGGAAGGCCAACGATACCTGCTGCCCGATTGGCCCGTGCATAACGCCCGCGTCGCTCTTTCCGAATCCGCAAGCAGCCAGGCTTCGCCTTTCGGTCAATGGCGAGCTCAAGCAGAACGGTAGCGCTGAGCAGATGATCTTCTCGATAGCAGAGCAGGTTGCGCGTGCGTCGGAAATCATGACGCTGGACCCTGGTGATCTCCTGCTGACTGGTACTCCCGCGGGGGTCGGCGTGCCCAAGCAAACCTTCCTCAAGGTCGGGGACAGGGTGGATGCGGAGATTGACGGCATCGGGAAGCTTTCGGTCACTATCGCGGGTGAGGCCTGA
- a CDS encoding FCD domain-containing protein translates to MSDALSAQPSAQTVAENVYRSIKSDLLSGELPPGSALLTRDLLARYECGISPLREALARLVGEQFLEAASHRGVRVPRPSISDVEDVYRIRIALEREALGLALQFGDDDWEADIIATCHRMEKAPLPYHVADQPSAVMEWEARHRAFHFSLIKAAPSPRLLRLIDQMVDQTERYRALRLSGMDRAKIGQDLVAEHRSLMELVLARDPASLDFLATHLDRTRLAVSAILGEAGSPGKANAPRKAKS, encoded by the coding sequence ATGAGTGATGCGCTCTCTGCCCAGCCATCGGCACAAACCGTCGCCGAGAACGTCTATCGATCCATCAAGTCGGACCTTCTCTCCGGAGAGCTTCCGCCTGGCTCGGCGCTGCTGACGCGCGATTTGCTTGCGCGGTATGAATGCGGCATCAGTCCGTTGCGAGAGGCCCTGGCGCGCCTGGTCGGCGAGCAGTTCCTGGAAGCGGCCAGCCACCGCGGCGTTCGCGTGCCACGTCCGTCGATCAGTGATGTCGAGGATGTCTACCGCATTCGGATCGCGTTGGAGCGCGAGGCTCTAGGGCTGGCGCTGCAGTTCGGGGACGATGACTGGGAGGCGGATATCATCGCGACCTGCCACCGCATGGAAAAGGCACCACTCCCCTACCATGTCGCTGATCAGCCAAGCGCGGTGATGGAATGGGAGGCACGTCACCGTGCATTCCACTTCAGCCTCATCAAGGCCGCGCCGTCGCCCCGCCTGTTGCGGCTTATCGACCAGATGGTCGACCAAACGGAGCGCTACCGTGCGCTCCGTTTGTCGGGCATGGATCGCGCCAAGATAGGGCAGGATCTCGTCGCGGAACATCGCAGTCTGATGGAGCTGGTTCTCGCACGCGATCCCGCCAGCCTCGACTTCCTCGCGACACATCTGGACCGCACCCGGTTGGCGGTCTCGGCTATTCTCGGTGAAGCCGGCTCTCCCGGTAAAGCCAATGCCCCAAGGAAAGCCAAATCATAG